GCAAGAGCAGGAAGCTCAGCTCTGAGTTGTTGGCCTTGACGATAGGAGTCTGCCTGTAGTACACAAAAACCACACCCACAGCTGCTGTCATCACTGCACCACACAAAGCGACAGTCGTCAAGGTGATGCCCATGGTCTCATTGAAGGAGAGGTATTCAACCTCACGTGGTACACATGCAGTCCTGTGACTGTTGGACCAGAATTCTGGGGGGCAGCGATAACATTCTAGTGAGCCTGTAAAAGAGATTGAAAACACTTTCAAACATTTGGTCCCTACCTTAACCCTATCCCTTCAGGGCACTAAGATCTTCAGAAGACTGCGTGATTTCCAGGATCAGGGTTGGGCATGATAATTAACAAAATAGATACAGATGGTGCACATTTGAGATCAGCATGTGCATACTGTACACTAAAGGAATGAATTTAAATTCTGTGAGGCATTGATTATGTGTGAGATAAAACATGATGGGTTCGTCTAATGTGTCTAGATCAAAACAGTGTCACAGTCATTCCTCCAGAATTAATTTACTAGAAGGGCGCATTCACAAGTATTGCATTCcttttataccatagccattgccAACAAttttatatatccatccatccatccatccattatctgtagccgctttatcctgttctacagggtcgcaggcaaactggagcctatcccagctgactacaggcgaaaggcggggtacaccctggacaagtcgccaggtcatcacagggctgacacatagacacagacaaccattcacactcacactcacacctacggtcaatttagagtcaccagttaacctaacctgcatgtctttggactgtgggggaaaccagagcacccggaggaaacccacgcggacacggggagaacatgcaaactccacacagaaaggccctcgccggccacggggctcgaacccggaccttcttgctgtgaggcgacagcactaaccactacaccaccatgccgccccaattttatatatatatgcatttatcTATACGACTTGATTCATGTTGTGGAACAACATCAGTTTCTTTTATCACCATCATCCctcacagctttacctctgactgttagaaAGTAATGTGACTAGATACTCCTTTAATCAATAAGAAATAGGTCTCCCAAGTGGTGCAACACAAAGAGTTCATCCCATCATCTGGAGCACAAGGGAGCAAAACTGGGCAATGCTCTCACACTCCctctcccctgtcaattacaGTAACACTAGCCAGTCATGAGCATCTGTGAGGTTGGGGAGAgcgctttcctccaagtgtgttacacCGCCCCCGATGTTGCATGAGTCACATGACGGCTGGTGTCACATGCCTTCAAGGAAGCATGTAATAGCCTTCACCCTCCCCAGTTGGTTGCTGTCATGTGATGGGGTAAAGGGGACAGCTGTTTGGTGGTTGGTAATTGGCAATGACTAAAATTAGGCAGAAAATTGGGGGAAAAATTGAAGGGACTATGACCTGTGACATTGCTGAATTCGCCTTCAGCACAGGACAGACAGTCAAAGCAGCAAACTGGCAGGCCCTTCTTGATAACTTTACGTGTTCCGTGGGGGCATTCAGCAGTGCACACAGACACAGGCACCTAATATGATCAGACAACAAAAGGCATTTAGTTAAAGTCAAAATCATGTGCATTTTAGATTTTATGATGCAGTTTTACCCTCAATGTTGTATGCATATTTTTTGTCAGCTTGAGTCaataataatctttttttttttcagaatagatATGCAAATGATGCATACAGTGAGACTTTGGTGACTGACCAGATTTATGTATTAGAATAAGTGTGAGTATAAGAACAAAATAACAGAATTTATGTTTGGACACATGGTTTGGTTTGAAAAATATGGACATCGAAAATGAAACAAATGAGTCAAGCCAATCTTTTTGCAAATGAAAAATCTTAAAATATTAAAGAATATTATTCttataaagggcggcacggtggtgtagtggttagcgctgtcgcctcacagcaagaaggtcctgggttcgagccccggggccggcgagggcctttctgtgtggagtttgcatgttctccccgtgtctgcgtgggtttcctccgggtgctccggtttcccccacagtccaaagacatgcaggttaggttaactggtgactctaaattgaccgtaggtgtgaatgtgagtgtgaatggttgtctgtgtctatgtgtcagccctgtgatgacctggcgacttgtccagggtgtaccccgcctttcgcccatagtcaactgggataggctccagcttgcctgcgaccctgtagaacaggataaagcggctagagataatgagatgagaatgaatgagattattcttataaataacttcaaaaataaagtaattaaattaaacagtgtgacaacacagaaaatatAGGAGTTGCAGGGACAATTTGTATAGTTTTATCAGAAATTAGTACTGGCACGTTGTACTGAGAACCTGGGAAAATCTTCCACAGTTCTTTTGGAGATATTATCTGTTGCACATTATCagtggttgtttgtgtgtgtgtgtgtgtgtgtgtgtgcagtatggaatcaattttgtgccaaaatgttcatacaatacttttgaaatatcaaacaaaaacgacaaatcaaaatacaaaaaaaaagtcaatttttttagactgacaaacaaattattcgtgtaatcgtgcaaaatatcagtctattactcttcagaaacctgttatttttgttccatgtctttctcagttttgtttgacgtaatttattttggttgcgattccagctttctcgtttgcgctccctgactttttgcttgcagttttggcacaaacttcacgtgtgggtgggctgtccaggaatgcattcccattggctaacttgtgtttgactgacagctacactcacccattccctactcggattctggcggactgtttggcgagtgaccgatccattgacggtaaacaaggaccgagtggacttcagtggcgactatgatattgaattaattcaacaaagtgtaagtgcgggacaaatgtgttgtatgtgttgcagtagtacacaagtccactcgatccttgtttaccgtcaatggatcagtcactcgtcaaacagtctgccaaaatccgagtaggaaatggccgcaacagcttccgggggaatcgctgagcgtagctgtcagtcaaacacaagttagccaatgggaatgcattcctggacagcccgcccacacgtcaagtttgtgccaaaactgcaagcaaaaagtcagggagcgcaaacgagaaagctggaatcgcaaccgaaataaattacgtcaaacaaaactgagaaagacgcggaacaaaaataaaaggtttctgaagagtaatagactgatattttgcacgattacacgagtaatttgtttgccagtctaaaaaaattgacttttttttgttttttttgtattttgatttgtcgtttttgtttgatatttcaaaagtattgtatgaacattttggcacaaaattgattccatatatatatatatatatatatgtgtgtgtgtgtgtgtgtgtgtgtgtgtgtgtgtgagagaacattattggaaaataatgttTTATAAGAGGACATAAAGTGTTGTACTGATTaaataatgcagaagtcataaacaTCTGAAAAAATAGTACTTTTGCTCAGCGCTTATGTATACACTATGCATATATATCTCTTTTACTACATCTATCTACCtcccacatacatacatacatacatacatacatacatacatatatacacacagtgtgtgtgtgtgtgtgtgtgtgtgtgtgtgtgtgtgtgtaaaaataaaaaaaataataaaactccATGGAAAATCTAAACTATATAGTTCTTGGCCAACCTTGGCTATGGATGTATTGCCAATATTTACATGTTAATCTTAATTACCTTGTTTGAGTTTCCTGGCCAGCTAATGGCAGATTCATTAATGATGAGGTTAGAACCCTCCAGTCGGCCAATAAGGACATACTGCAAGGCTCCTCCAGGACCTCTCTGCCAATTCACAATGTCGTAGACAGCTGGAGTCTCCCCGTCTTGAAAATAAAACTTCTCTCCCAGCTGAGTTGTGAAGTTCACCAGTTTAAGGTGCTCTAAAAGCTAGAAGAACAGGTGGAAGGTGAGCGACAAGGACTGCCGCATTTTGGACAGCGATGATCTAAAGGTTTTTTAAATTGTACACTCTGACTTTATTCAGTTTTAGGAGTTTTTCTTCCAGTTTTTGATTACATAttaaattatcacatttttatgTGTGCTTTATGCAATTATTCAATAATATTTGTATTTTTGACATCTAGAATAATATTAAGTATTAAACATTtttcttagcgctgtcgcctcacagcaagaaggtccaggttcgagccccggggccggcgagggcctttctgtgcggagtttgcatgttctccccgtgtccgcgtgggtttcctccgggtgctccggtttcccccacagtccaaagacatgcaggttaggttaactggtgactctaaattgaccgtaggtgtgaatgtgagtgtgaatggttgtctgtgtctatgtgtcagccctgtgatgacctggcgacttgtccagggtgtaccccgcctttcgcccgtagtcagctgggataggctccagcttgcctgcgaccctgtagaaggataaagcggctagagataatgagatgagatgagacatttttctTTGAAATGAAATTTTCACATGTGAATTTAATCAATTTATAACAAATTGTTGTTGAACCCTTGAAgctgattgatcagaaggtgttggttttgttttttttctctacaACAGCAAATCTGACAGTAGTGCGGATTCACAGGTACTTGGTGGGTGAATGATGGAGATAATCTTAGGCTAATAACAAATGGATGAAAATGAACAATGCATGACTGCTTAGTTCATGGAGCATTCTGTAATTAGATGTTTATATCGCATTTACAGAAGAGGTCAAGGTGTCAACATGTTGTAATGGTCAGTAAGTTTTTAGCCAAGGGAAACTCTTCAGCACAGACAATTTTATGGTTTCTCTGTAAAATAACAAGCTGTGtttttgtcttgctaactttgagAGGGACAAAATgacaggctggtggtggtggtgatgggtgGGGGTGTAAAGCTGCTATAAGGTACTGTAAGTATTAACAGAAGCTAACTTGTGGCTGTTAAACAATAATAATGTAACTATATGGTAGATGGTTTATAAGGTTTGAGTGTATATGGTTTAAATGATGTTCTTCTAACACTGGATTAAAAATTATAATTTCAAGCAAAGTGCTGTTGTATGAGAAGAATAAAATATTATGAAGAATACTGataccaaaagaaaaaaaatccatttttgcaTCACACAATCCAGTGGTAGATTATTTTACTACAAATAGTAATCATTAGAAATAGACAGTTATTACtcagttgtgttttattccttaaataCTCAGTTTAAATTAGAAATTCAAGTATcaatgaataatttttttttctgatattaTGAATGAagcattataaataaaatagtaatacactaccgttcaaaagtttggggtcactttgaaatttccttatttttgaaagaaaagcactgttcttttcaatgaagatcactttaaactaatcagaaatacactctatacattgctaatgtggtaaatgactattctagctgcaaatgtctggtttttggtgcaatatctccataggtgtatagaggcccatttccagcaactctcactccagtgttctaatggtacaatgtgtttgctcattgcctcagaaggctaatggatgattagaaaacccttgtacaatcatgttagcacagctgaaaacagttgagctctttagagaagctataaaactgaccttcctttgagcagattgagtttctggagcatcacatttgtggggtcgattaaatgctcaaaatggccagaaaaatgtcttgactatattttctattcattttacaacttatggtggtaaataaaagtgtgacttttcatggaaaacacaaaattgtctgggtgaccccaaacttttgaacggtggtgtaTGAATTCAGAATGATACAGACAATAAACACAACACAGTATTACCTGTTGTGTAGTGATATTGTCTGGAGATGAGCAGCCTGGGGTCATCATGGGGTCAGAACTGCTAGGTGCAGTGCAGGACAACAGAGAGTGGAGTGCATATGCAGCTGCATAAACTGCCAGATACGTGTTATAAGTGGCTCTTAAGCTGGAGACATCTGTAACGCTATTCTGGACCCCATCCAGACTTTCCTTCCCACTGCATGGGGGTAAGTCACTCTGGGAGGCGACCATGGTGTTCTGCACTGGGCTGCAGCCAAATGTCCTCTCCCATAACTCCCTCAGAATTGTGTCTCGAGGATACCGGGAGGGATGGAGCTCTTTTAGGTGTTTCTCAAATCCAGGAATGGGTGCACTCCTAACAGCCACTCCAAGTGTGCCTTGTGCAATGGTGGAGAGGTCAGGGTTGCTCAAGAGAAGGCTGCTGGTACTCCAAACCTCACTGGCCAGGAACTGACGGTCGGTTATATTTCTGCGAACCAGCTCAGTAAGAAGCACCTCTACATCCATATCCCACACAATTACAATAATCACACGAGCAGATGAGCTTTGCACCAACTTTATGGCACGATCCACATCTTTTGCCAGTCTCTCACGGAAGATAGTGCTGACAAATGCAAGGCAGATGCCAGTACCTTTTGTTTCCTCCTTAAATGCTTGCAATGCCTGGAGCCCATAGTCATTTTCCTCCACCACAGCACCAACCCAGGTCCATCCAAACCGTTTGGCCATCTGCGCCATGGTGCGAGCCTGATACAAGTCACTGGAGATGGTGCGAAAGAAATTGGGATACTCTTTTCTGTTACTGAGACACACACATGTAGCCAGGTAGCTGATCTGAGGGATAAACAGAATATGTTCCCAACATACTTGAACACAATGATAATCACTGTATGGACAAAAGTATGTAGACACCTGAACATCACACTCATATGtgcttgaacatcccattccagattttgtCCCACTTTGCTGATATTATAACCTTCACCCTTCAGGGAAGGCTATCGAAAAGATTTTGGAATATTGCTGTTGGGATTTGACCAATTGACTGAAAACAAAATTCATGAGATCATGCACTGACATCAGGTAAATAGACCTGCCACATATTTGGCACCACATACATAATTCATCCCAAGGCtgttcaactggattgaggtcagcACTCTCTGCAGGCTACTCAATATCTTCTACACCAATCTTCACTTAACACATCTTCCTGGATGTCACTTTATGCACCAGGGCGATGTCAACATTACCTTAGTCACAGGGAAGGAAAATCTTAgtgtacaaagacattctagacaaattGATGTTTCAAACTTTGtagcaacagtttggagaagaagcacatatggttgtgatggtcaggtgtccacatacttttggccatattgtgtaccTAGCTCCCTAACAGAAGTAAAATTGTTCAAATACGTCATATTATctgatgtactgtatatttattcTGAACACTGCATATacatgtatatacagtggtgcttgaaagtttgtgaaccctttagaattttctatatttctgcataaatatgacctaaaacatcatcagattttcacacaagtcctaaaagtagataaggagaacccagttaaacaaatgagacaaaaatattatacttggtcatttatttattgaggaaaatgatccaatattacatatctgtgagtggcaaaagtatgtgaacctctaggattagcagttaatttg
The genomic region above belongs to Neoarius graeffei isolate fNeoGra1 chromosome 6, fNeoGra1.pri, whole genome shotgun sequence and contains:
- the LOC132888435 gene encoding extracellular calcium-sensing receptor-like; the protein is MIAAILSMRLCPLALLLWVVCEVVVGTTLERCVYLDRAHHLDTVGLSQDGDVVIGALINFYMQPSPLDMSFTKEPYLQPCYEFQESPVQWAQAIVFAVEEINRNPSLLPGVRLGYRIMDSCSRYPHSLRAVMSMISGGNGTCDFIRPAKLIIGDSASTQCIILSRVLSPLRVPMISYLATCVCLSNRKEYPNFFRTISSDLYQARTMAQMAKRFGWTWVGAVVEENDYGLQALQAFKEETKGTGICLAFVSTIFRERLAKDVDRAIKLVQSSSARVIIVIVWDMDVEVLLTELVRRNITDRQFLASEVWSTSSLLLSNPDLSTIAQGTLGVAVRSAPIPGFEKHLKELHPSRYPRDTILRELWERTFGCSPVQNTMVASQSDLPPCSGKESLDGVQNSVTDVSSLRATYNTYLAVYAAAYALHSLLSCTAPSSSDPMMTPGCSSPDNITTQQLLEHLKLVNFTTQLGEKFYFQDGETPAVYDIVNWQRGPGGALQYVLIGRLEGSNLIINESAISWPGNSNKVPVSVCTAECPHGTRKVIKKGLPVCCFDCLSCAEGEFSNVTGSLECYRCPPEFWSNSHRTACVPREVEYLSFNETMGITLTTVALCGAVMTAAVGVVFVYYRQTPIVKANNSELSFLLLLSLKLCFLCSLVFVGQPSLWSCRLQQAAFGISFVLCISCILVKTIVVLVAFRSARPGSAALMKWFGPGQQRGSVLFFTCIQVIICAVWLSLSPPFPHRNLSIQGSKIILECMVGSITGFSLVLGYIGLLASICFLLAFFARKLPDNFNEAKFITFSMLIFCAVWITFVPAYVSSPGKYSVAVEIFAILASSFGLLICIFVPKCYIILLKPEHNTKKFLMGKVQ